A single region of the Microbulbifer sp. MKSA007 genome encodes:
- a CDS encoding helix-turn-helix domain-containing protein — MRDQNKNMSGHAGVPKIFAPYFVVAAARLGIPTETLIERLPFSFSWNPGESEWLNYSEFNALIESILALSPVTSPGLSFSRFPIMLWLEETIIEAQPSLRRPREIFRPAEIVLSQTLAPLLRFQTYQEADAEVLTLNWQQELFSAPVNHFIAEMLMSRGVDLLRTLNPRFPEVRGLKLRSEKPEDDSIHKRIFQCPIEFSADENAIILGSQILDFPIPSYHKIIRSQSRNILKAVLHNTLTSYNLAASLRAWLEKHLLSEEITIKQAAAHFRTSGRTLQRRLREQGVTFQQLKDSVTLSLTKKLLLSTSDSVESIAVQLHFAERAVFTRFFKKHEGVTPSEFRRSNVDRDIFEA, encoded by the coding sequence ATGAGAGACCAAAATAAAAATATGTCCGGCCATGCCGGCGTGCCCAAGATATTTGCGCCTTACTTTGTGGTTGCCGCCGCCAGGCTCGGCATCCCCACCGAGACGCTAATTGAACGATTGCCATTCTCATTTAGCTGGAATCCAGGAGAGAGTGAATGGCTCAATTACAGTGAATTCAATGCTCTAATTGAAAGCATACTGGCGCTATCCCCTGTTACCTCACCAGGTCTCAGCTTTAGCCGCTTCCCAATTATGCTTTGGCTTGAAGAAACTATTATCGAAGCTCAGCCCTCCTTGAGACGGCCGAGGGAGATCTTTCGCCCTGCAGAAATTGTGCTCTCACAAACTCTGGCCCCCCTCCTGCGGTTCCAGACTTACCAGGAAGCCGATGCGGAAGTACTCACACTCAACTGGCAGCAGGAACTCTTTAGTGCTCCGGTCAATCATTTTATTGCTGAAATGCTGATGAGCCGTGGAGTAGATCTATTGCGTACTCTTAACCCGAGGTTTCCCGAGGTTCGGGGATTAAAGTTACGCAGTGAAAAGCCAGAAGATGACTCTATCCACAAGAGGATTTTCCAGTGCCCAATTGAATTTTCCGCTGATGAAAATGCGATTATCCTGGGCTCCCAGATACTGGACTTCCCTATACCCAGTTACCATAAAATCATTCGCAGCCAGAGCCGAAATATTTTAAAGGCAGTTTTACACAATACTTTGACCAGCTATAACCTGGCAGCCAGTTTGCGAGCTTGGCTCGAAAAGCACTTGCTCAGTGAAGAAATTACTATCAAACAAGCCGCAGCCCACTTCCGCACCAGCGGCCGCACTTTACAGCGCAGATTGAGAGAACAGGGAGTAACATTCCAGCAGCTTAAAGACAGTGTTACGCTATCTCTGACCAAGAAACTCCTTCTCTCAACCAGTGATTCCGTAGAAAGTATTGCGGTGCAACTTCATTTTGCCGAACGAGCAGTATTTACCCGCTTCTTTAAAAAACATGAGGGAGTCACCCCTTCCGAATTCCGTCGCAGCAATGTCGACAGAGATATTTTCGAAGCGTAA
- a CDS encoding DUF4124 domain-containing protein — protein MRILLALLIAVTATTAQADGIYKWVDENGVVHFGEQPPGGTQVDVIKKPKSERYKKWEAEQEAAKPRKPSMPTAAKQPEKQLDVRQQEQEKAAQMQAALRAKRCESARKSLSSLTAHSRIRAVDQNGNYRSLGEDERQQRISTAQQRIRDNC, from the coding sequence ATGCGCATCTTACTGGCGCTATTGATTGCAGTAACAGCTACGACCGCTCAAGCCGACGGCATCTATAAATGGGTAGATGAAAATGGTGTTGTCCACTTCGGTGAGCAACCTCCAGGAGGCACCCAAGTGGACGTGATCAAAAAGCCCAAGTCAGAGCGCTATAAGAAATGGGAGGCTGAACAGGAGGCTGCCAAACCCCGAAAACCATCAATGCCAACCGCAGCAAAGCAACCTGAAAAGCAACTCGATGTACGTCAGCAAGAACAGGAAAAAGCAGCGCAAATGCAAGCCGCTCTTCGCGCTAAGCGCTGTGAGTCAGCACGAAAGTCTCTGAGTTCCTTGACCGCTCATTCTCGTATTCGCGCAGTCGACCAAAATGGAAATTATAGAAGCCTGGGTGAGGATGAGCGGCAGCAACGTATATCAACCGCTCAACAACGTATCCGAGATAACTGCTAA
- a CDS encoding acetolactate synthase 3 large subunit has protein sequence MELLSGGDMLVRALQDEGVDLIFGYPGGSALHIYDAIFRQKSIKHILVRHEQGATHAADGYARSTGKAGVVLVTSGPGATNAITGIATAYMDSIPMVVISGQVPRDKIGEDAFQETDMVGCSRPIVKHSFLVKNAEDIPTIVKKAFFIANTGRPGPVVIDVPKDVTNPAERFPYHYPEKLRMRSYTPAGKGHSGQIRKAIAMLLSARRPVIYAGGGVVQGGGAELLTELARKLNYPVTNTLMGLGAFPGSDRRFLGMLGMHGTFEANTAMHHADVILAVGARFDDRVTNTPGKFCPGAKIIHIDVDPASISKTIVADIPIVGTVQAVLREMLEALKANDEQPDHSAIVDWWRQIDDWRERHGLYTAPRYQTNGALIMPQDVIKAVYDITEGDAFVTSDVGQHQMFAAQYYLFDKPRRWINSGGLGTMGFGLPAALGVKIAHPDKEVVCVTGEGSIQMCIQELSTATQYHLPVKILCLNNQALGMVKQWQEMQYEGRLSNSVYEESLPDFVKLAEAYGHVGVKVERREDLHNKLQEAFAIKDRTVFIDVYVDPSEHVYPMQVLPNGSMRDMWLSKTERT, from the coding sequence GTGGAATTACTTTCCGGCGGCGATATGTTGGTTCGCGCGCTGCAGGATGAAGGGGTGGATCTGATTTTTGGATACCCGGGCGGCTCAGCGTTACATATCTATGATGCTATTTTTCGGCAGAAGTCGATTAAACATATTCTCGTGCGCCACGAGCAGGGTGCGACCCATGCTGCGGATGGTTATGCGCGGTCTACTGGTAAGGCGGGTGTGGTACTGGTGACGTCTGGTCCCGGCGCTACGAATGCGATTACTGGCATCGCAACGGCCTATATGGATTCTATCCCTATGGTGGTGATATCCGGCCAGGTACCCAGGGATAAGATCGGTGAGGATGCGTTTCAGGAAACAGACATGGTCGGTTGCTCGCGGCCGATCGTGAAGCACAGCTTTTTGGTTAAAAATGCTGAAGATATTCCTACGATTGTCAAAAAGGCATTTTTTATCGCCAATACTGGCCGTCCCGGTCCCGTAGTGATCGATGTTCCAAAGGATGTAACCAACCCGGCGGAGAGATTCCCCTACCACTACCCTGAAAAATTGCGGATGCGCTCCTATACCCCAGCCGGTAAGGGGCATAGCGGCCAGATTCGCAAAGCGATTGCTATGTTGCTGTCAGCTCGCCGCCCGGTGATTTATGCCGGCGGGGGAGTGGTGCAGGGTGGCGGCGCCGAGCTTCTCACTGAGCTGGCTAGAAAGTTGAACTACCCGGTGACTAATACCTTGATGGGGCTCGGAGCATTTCCTGGTAGTGACAGGCGTTTCTTGGGAATGCTTGGTATGCACGGCACTTTCGAGGCAAATACAGCCATGCATCACGCCGACGTTATCCTGGCAGTAGGTGCGCGCTTTGATGACCGGGTGACTAATACTCCAGGCAAATTCTGTCCGGGTGCCAAAATTATTCATATCGACGTCGATCCGGCTTCGATCTCTAAAACGATTGTTGCCGATATCCCGATTGTCGGCACGGTCCAGGCTGTTCTTCGGGAGATGCTCGAAGCGTTGAAAGCCAATGATGAGCAGCCGGATCACTCCGCGATAGTTGACTGGTGGCGCCAAATCGATGATTGGCGTGAGCGTCACGGACTCTACACGGCTCCTCGTTATCAGACTAATGGTGCTCTGATAATGCCGCAGGATGTGATCAAGGCGGTGTATGACATTACTGAGGGTGATGCTTTTGTGACATCCGATGTAGGGCAACACCAGATGTTTGCTGCGCAATATTACCTGTTTGATAAGCCGCGCCGCTGGATTAACTCCGGTGGGTTGGGGACTATGGGTTTCGGCTTACCGGCAGCCTTGGGGGTGAAAATAGCTCACCCGGATAAAGAGGTTGTGTGCGTAACTGGCGAGGGAAGTATCCAGATGTGTATTCAGGAGCTTTCTACGGCTACCCAATATCATCTGCCAGTAAAAATCCTCTGCCTTAACAACCAGGCTCTGGGGATGGTGAAGCAGTGGCAGGAGATGCAATATGAAGGAAGGCTTTCCAATAGTGTTTACGAGGAATCGCTGCCTGATTTTGTGAAACTCGCCGAGGCATACGGTCACGTCGGAGTGAAAGTGGAGCGTCGTGAAGACCTACACAACAAGTTACAAGAAGCTTTTGCAATTAAGGATCGCACTGTATTTATCGACGTATACGTCGACCCATCTGAGCATGTCTATCCCATGCAAGTGCTACCAAATGGCTCCATGCGTGACATGTGGCTGAGCAAAACTGAGAGAACTTAA
- the ilvN gene encoding acetolactate synthase small subunit yields MRRIISVLMENEPGALSRVVGLFSQRGYNIESLTVAPTEDATLSRLTLVTIGDDHKIEQITKNLNKLIDVVKLVDLTEGSHIERELLLVKVRANGAQRDEVKRSVDIFRGQIVDVTSSMYTVQVAGTGEKLDAFLQALGEHTIMEVVRSGVSGIARGEKVLSV; encoded by the coding sequence ATGCGTAGAATAATTTCGGTTCTGATGGAGAACGAACCTGGGGCATTGTCCCGTGTTGTTGGCTTGTTTTCCCAGCGTGGCTACAACATTGAAAGCCTCACCGTGGCGCCTACTGAGGATGCGACTTTATCGCGTCTCACTTTGGTGACGATTGGTGATGATCACAAGATTGAGCAAATTACCAAGAACCTAAACAAGCTTATTGATGTTGTGAAATTGGTGGACCTCACTGAAGGCTCTCATATCGAGCGGGAGCTGCTATTGGTGAAAGTGCGGGCCAATGGTGCCCAGCGCGATGAGGTGAAGCGCAGTGTCGATATTTTTCGCGGGCAGATCGTCGATGTCACCAGCAGTATGTACACGGTACAGGTGGCAGGAACTGGCGAAAAACTCGATGCGTTCCTCCAGGCGCTGGGGGAGCACACAATTATGGAAGTGGTGCGATCCGGAGTTTCCGGGATTGCCCGCGGTGAAAAAGTATTAAGTGTATAG
- the ilvC gene encoding ketol-acid reductoisomerase, translated as MQVYYDKDCDLSLIQGKTVAIIGYGSQGHAHANNLKDSGVANVVVGLREGSASWKKAEGAGLKVAEVVDAVKDADVVMILAPDEYQANIYKEQVAPNLKSGAALAFAHGFNVHFELIEPPADVDVIMVAPKGPGHTVRSTYLEGGGVPTLIAVYQDATGKAKDLALSYASANGGGRSGIIETNFREETETDLFGEQAVLCGGVSALVTAGFETLVEAGYAPEMAYFECLHELKLIVDLMYQGGIADMRYSISNTAEYGDYVTGPRIVTEETKAEMKRVLKDIQTGKFAKDFMLESLAGQPRLKAERRIGSEHEIEQVGAKLRAMMPWIKANKIIDRTEGNS; from the coding sequence ATGCAAGTTTATTACGACAAAGATTGTGACCTTTCTTTAATTCAGGGAAAAACAGTAGCCATTATTGGTTATGGATCTCAAGGTCATGCCCATGCCAATAACCTGAAAGACTCTGGTGTAGCGAATGTTGTTGTTGGGTTGCGCGAGGGGTCTGCTTCCTGGAAAAAGGCTGAAGGCGCGGGCTTGAAGGTAGCTGAAGTTGTCGATGCGGTGAAAGATGCCGACGTGGTTATGATTCTCGCTCCGGATGAATACCAGGCGAATATTTACAAAGAGCAAGTTGCTCCAAATTTAAAGTCTGGTGCAGCACTGGCTTTCGCGCATGGTTTTAATGTGCATTTTGAATTGATTGAGCCACCAGCGGATGTCGATGTCATTATGGTTGCTCCCAAGGGGCCCGGCCATACCGTTCGATCGACCTACCTTGAGGGAGGTGGTGTCCCTACCTTGATTGCGGTTTATCAGGATGCGACAGGTAAAGCAAAAGACTTGGCGCTGTCTTATGCCTCAGCTAATGGTGGAGGCCGCTCAGGTATTATTGAAACCAACTTCCGCGAAGAGACTGAAACAGATCTCTTCGGTGAGCAGGCTGTCTTGTGTGGGGGTGTCTCCGCGCTTGTAACGGCTGGTTTTGAGACTTTGGTAGAAGCTGGCTATGCTCCGGAAATGGCGTATTTTGAATGTCTGCATGAATTGAAGCTGATTGTCGACCTGATGTACCAGGGGGGCATTGCTGATATGCGCTACTCTATCTCCAATACCGCAGAGTATGGTGACTACGTAACTGGCCCGCGTATTGTTACGGAAGAAACCAAGGCAGAAATGAAACGGGTTCTTAAAGATATTCAAACCGGTAAGTTTGCCAAAGACTTTATGCTCGAGTCCCTGGCGGGGCAGCCGCGCTTGAAAGCAGAGCGTCGCATTGGTAGCGAACACGAGATTGAGCAAGTGGGGGCAAAACTCCGCGCCATGATGCCGTGGATCAAAGCGAATAAAATTATTGATCGCACCGAAGGTAATAGCTGA
- the pssA gene encoding CDP-diacylglycerol--serine O-phosphatidyltransferase, with product MSGQGGEKQPIDSSSEATEEIRLPVDEHVEEEVSSSGKRVRARGIYLLPNLVTTGALFSGFYAIVAGMSGHFESAAIAIFVAMVLDGLDGRVARLTDTQSAFGVQYDSLSDMVSFGLAPALVVFSWALGNLGKFGWAIAFLYAACAALRLARFNTQVDTVDKGVFIGLASPTAAAIVASMVWAGHNAEVGPGLAIVAALVTAVSGLLMVSNFRYSSFKGLDFKGRVPFVMMLAVILIFSLIAIDPAGVLLTLAVLYTLSGPAMWLWNHFHRSSETDAVEDDKVKADYKDQH from the coding sequence ATGAGCGGTCAAGGGGGCGAAAAACAGCCCATAGACTCAAGTAGTGAGGCTACTGAGGAAATTCGTTTGCCTGTCGATGAGCATGTTGAGGAAGAGGTTTCTTCCAGTGGTAAAAGAGTGCGCGCACGAGGTATCTACCTGCTGCCCAATCTTGTGACAACAGGCGCACTGTTTAGCGGCTTTTATGCCATTGTCGCAGGTATGAGTGGGCATTTTGAATCGGCTGCGATAGCGATTTTTGTCGCGATGGTATTGGATGGATTGGATGGGCGCGTCGCTCGCCTGACAGATACCCAAAGTGCCTTTGGTGTTCAATATGACTCGCTTTCAGACATGGTTTCATTCGGCCTGGCTCCTGCCTTGGTCGTTTTCAGTTGGGCGCTGGGAAACCTGGGTAAATTTGGTTGGGCTATAGCATTTTTATATGCAGCTTGTGCGGCATTGAGGCTTGCGCGTTTCAATACACAGGTAGATACCGTTGATAAAGGGGTCTTTATTGGATTGGCGAGCCCAACAGCTGCTGCGATTGTCGCGAGCATGGTGTGGGCAGGCCACAATGCTGAAGTGGGACCAGGCTTGGCTATAGTGGCGGCACTGGTTACTGCGGTTTCGGGTCTCCTGATGGTATCGAATTTCCGCTACTCCAGTTTCAAAGGGCTCGACTTTAAAGGTCGCGTGCCCTTCGTAATGATGCTTGCGGTTATATTGATCTTTAGCTTAATAGCGATTGATCCGGCAGGTGTGCTCTTAACCCTGGCTGTTCTATACACGCTTTCGGGTCCGGCTATGTGGCTTTGGAATCATTTCCACCGCAGCTCGGAAACTGATGCGGTAGAGGATGACAAGGTAAAGGCGGATTACAAAGATCAGCACTAG
- a CDS encoding M20/M25/M40 family metallo-hydrolase: MLKPLLSLTGGLITTMALGIAQAAPLSQEDVSVAEVLRDRALESSDAYSIVESLTVEVGPRRTGTEGDERAVAWAQDKMKAFGFDRVYTEQIEVPRWIRGHAHAEVISPFPQPLVVSSLGYGAATPAGGLTAEIIEFPDVQALLKAPASQVKGKIAFINKRMERARTGEGYGPAAQGRKLGMRAAAEKGAAAMLLRSVGTDSDRFAHTGMMSVDDVENPVPALALSAPDANLLEAMLQRGKPVQVKLDVETERLSDGPSFNVIGEITGREQPEEVMIIGAHLDSWDEGTGALDDGAGVAIVMETARLIAELPQRPRRTLRVVLFGAEEIGLVGAKQYVEAHVKELDNIIAVSESDFGAGKVWRFDTRLPESKFDIADQMMQLLAPLGIERGNNESYGGPDSSVFVARGVPAFGLYQDGTDYFDYHHTPNDTLDKVDPENLRQNVAAWVVMSFLTTEMEGDLGRVPTASE; encoded by the coding sequence ATGTTGAAACCACTGCTTTCCCTTACCGGGGGACTGATCACTACCATGGCACTGGGAATAGCCCAGGCAGCCCCTCTGTCACAGGAAGATGTATCTGTGGCGGAAGTATTACGTGACCGGGCACTGGAAAGCTCCGACGCCTACAGTATTGTAGAGTCTTTGACCGTCGAGGTTGGACCACGACGGACAGGCACTGAGGGCGATGAAAGAGCCGTTGCCTGGGCACAAGACAAAATGAAGGCATTTGGCTTTGATCGCGTCTATACCGAGCAAATTGAGGTACCCCGCTGGATTCGTGGCCATGCTCACGCCGAAGTCATATCCCCTTTCCCCCAGCCACTAGTTGTCTCCTCCCTCGGCTATGGCGCCGCCACCCCTGCGGGAGGGTTAACAGCGGAAATTATCGAGTTTCCCGATGTGCAGGCCCTGTTGAAGGCCCCAGCCAGCCAAGTGAAAGGCAAAATTGCTTTTATCAATAAGCGTATGGAGAGAGCGCGCACGGGAGAAGGCTACGGCCCTGCGGCGCAAGGCCGCAAGTTGGGAATGCGCGCTGCCGCTGAAAAAGGGGCTGCTGCCATGCTGTTGCGCTCCGTAGGAACCGACTCAGACCGATTTGCCCACACCGGTATGATGTCGGTTGATGATGTGGAAAACCCAGTTCCTGCACTCGCACTTTCCGCTCCTGATGCAAACCTGCTCGAGGCTATGCTCCAACGCGGCAAGCCAGTCCAGGTAAAACTTGATGTTGAAACTGAGCGACTGAGTGACGGCCCCTCTTTTAATGTCATCGGTGAGATTACTGGCCGTGAGCAACCTGAAGAAGTCATGATTATCGGTGCGCACCTGGATTCCTGGGATGAAGGCACCGGGGCCTTGGACGACGGAGCTGGGGTTGCCATTGTTATGGAAACTGCACGTCTAATTGCTGAGCTGCCACAGCGCCCCCGTCGTACCTTGCGAGTCGTGCTGTTTGGTGCAGAGGAAATCGGATTGGTAGGTGCTAAGCAGTATGTTGAGGCACACGTAAAAGAACTGGACAATATTATTGCCGTCTCCGAATCAGACTTTGGAGCAGGGAAAGTCTGGCGTTTCGATACCCGTCTCCCTGAGAGCAAATTTGATATTGCAGATCAAATGATGCAACTCCTCGCCCCCCTGGGTATTGAGCGCGGAAATAATGAATCTTACGGTGGCCCAGATAGCAGTGTGTTTGTTGCGCGCGGTGTGCCAGCCTTTGGTCTATACCAGGACGGCACCGACTACTTCGATTATCACCACACACCCAACGATACCCTGGATAAAGTCGACCCTGAGAATCTTCGCCAGAATGTAGCGGCCTGGGTTGTAATGTCTTTCCTGACCACAGAAATGGAAGGAGACTTGGGCCGAGTTCCTACTGCCTCTGAATAA
- a CDS encoding TSUP family transporter, whose amino-acid sequence MIQLSSELSTYTYLILTVIAFTAGFVSAIAGGGGIITLPALLWAGIPPLDALGTNKFQSVFGTLSSTINFLQKGQLNLRPLWPGLLAAIIGSCLGTLTVASFGEAGLNTLLPILLIAIALYFILSPRISDIDSKPRISNVTFNLVVGGGLGFYGGFFGPGMGSISAAAFAALLGYNMRAATASTKPIVLATNVTSMLIFIAGGHIFLLLAIAMSFAQVVGARIGSNLVIARGASIIKPVIIIATIAVAIKLLVED is encoded by the coding sequence GTGATACAGTTAAGTAGTGAGCTTTCTACTTATACCTACCTGATACTGACAGTAATCGCCTTTACCGCAGGCTTTGTCAGTGCGATCGCCGGGGGAGGGGGAATAATCACCCTCCCCGCTTTACTCTGGGCCGGCATTCCCCCACTCGATGCTCTCGGTACCAATAAGTTTCAAAGCGTCTTTGGCACCCTATCATCCACCATTAACTTCCTGCAAAAAGGCCAGTTGAATTTACGCCCCCTCTGGCCAGGACTACTTGCTGCAATTATCGGTTCCTGCCTAGGCACCTTAACAGTCGCTTCATTTGGGGAGGCTGGTCTCAATACCTTACTTCCCATCCTGCTCATTGCTATTGCCCTCTACTTTATTCTGTCCCCCCGCATTTCCGACATTGACTCAAAACCCAGAATCAGTAACGTTACTTTTAATCTAGTTGTTGGCGGTGGGCTCGGCTTTTACGGGGGCTTCTTTGGCCCTGGGATGGGGTCTATCTCTGCAGCCGCCTTCGCAGCGCTACTCGGCTACAATATGCGTGCGGCTACGGCATCAACAAAACCTATTGTGCTCGCTACCAATGTGACCTCTATGCTAATTTTTATCGCTGGAGGCCATATTTTTCTATTGCTCGCTATCGCTATGTCTTTTGCCCAGGTTGTAGGAGCTCGTATTGGCTCCAACCTCGTGATTGCAAGAGGTGCCAGTATTATCAAACCGGTAATCATTATTGCCACCATTGCTGTGGCAATAAAACTATTAGTGGAGGATTGA
- a CDS encoding 1-acyl-sn-glycerol-3-phosphate acyltransferase, whose product MSQFVEIPTEVPNEVPRLGNRITKAIGKLIIKVLGWRMDGEIPPERKVMVALAPHTSNWDFVVAMPFIMALGIKISWLMKKEAFFFPFKGLFMWLGGVPTDRRAAGNIALQVASSYRENEKMWVGITPEGTRKKVGRWKNGFLRISYTAQVPILLVAWDFPNKRICIDSLYQPIGDLEQDMAEIQKRFSKYQGYYHDNESTLEKG is encoded by the coding sequence ATGAGTCAGTTTGTAGAAATACCTACTGAAGTACCCAATGAAGTACCTCGGCTGGGCAATCGCATCACCAAAGCTATTGGCAAGTTGATAATCAAGGTGCTCGGCTGGCGAATGGATGGGGAAATCCCTCCAGAAAGAAAAGTCATGGTAGCTTTGGCTCCCCACACATCCAATTGGGATTTTGTGGTTGCCATGCCATTTATTATGGCATTGGGTATTAAAATTTCCTGGCTCATGAAAAAGGAAGCTTTTTTCTTCCCGTTTAAAGGACTATTTATGTGGCTTGGAGGTGTTCCTACCGATAGGCGCGCCGCAGGTAATATCGCTCTACAAGTTGCATCGAGTTACCGGGAAAATGAAAAAATGTGGGTGGGGATTACTCCCGAGGGGACCCGCAAAAAAGTAGGGCGCTGGAAGAACGGTTTTTTAAGGATTTCCTATACCGCTCAAGTTCCTATTTTGCTTGTTGCCTGGGACTTTCCCAATAAGCGTATTTGCATTGACTCCCTGTACCAGCCTATCGGTGATCTGGAACAGGATATGGCAGAGATCCAAAAGCGCTTTAGCAAGTATCAGGGGTATTACCACGATAATGAAAGTACTCTTGAAAAGGGGTAA
- a CDS encoding peptide chain release factor 3, translated as MNKDFSQQYQRRRTFAIISHPDAGKTTVTEKLLLFGNAIQQAGSVKGKKGPHARSDWMTMEQERGISVTSSVMQFPYKERTVNLLDTPGHEDFSEDTYRVLTAVDSALMVIDGAKGVEDRTIKLMNVCRLRTTPILSFINKLDRDIRDPIEVMDEIEEVLNIQAAPINWPLSSGKGFKGVYNLYTDTIHVFSQGQGHRIPDDIQIKGLDSAEADALLGEYAEDIREEIELVRGATHEFNQEAYLAGELTPVFFGTALGNFGVREMLDGFVEWAPSPQSRETKERKVEPSEDKFSGFVFKIQANMDPKHRDRIAFMRVCSGTYNRGMKMKHVRIGKDVKIADAVTFMAGDRTHVEEAIAGDIIGLHNHGTIQIGDTFTEGEALKFTGIPNFAPELFRRIRLKDPLKLKQLQKGLQQLSEEGSTQVFFPLDNNDIIVGAVGVLQFEVVAYRLKDEYKVEAIYENVNVNTARWVDSESAKELENFKRKASTNLALDGSGHLTYLAPTRVNLQLAEERYPEVRFYATREH; from the coding sequence GTGAATAAAGATTTTTCTCAACAATATCAACGACGTAGAACTTTCGCTATCATTTCCCACCCGGACGCCGGTAAAACAACCGTGACCGAAAAGCTTCTTTTGTTCGGGAATGCAATCCAGCAAGCGGGCTCCGTTAAGGGGAAAAAAGGTCCCCACGCACGCTCTGATTGGATGACGATGGAACAGGAACGCGGTATTTCTGTTACCTCTTCCGTTATGCAGTTCCCCTACAAAGAGAGGACTGTAAACCTACTGGATACACCGGGGCACGAAGACTTCTCTGAAGATACCTACCGGGTACTCACCGCCGTCGACTCCGCACTGATGGTGATTGACGGGGCCAAAGGTGTGGAAGACCGCACCATCAAGTTGATGAATGTGTGCCGCTTGCGAACAACGCCGATTCTCTCATTTATCAACAAACTCGACCGGGATATTCGCGACCCAATCGAGGTAATGGATGAGATTGAAGAAGTTCTGAATATCCAGGCTGCCCCTATCAATTGGCCTTTGAGTTCAGGAAAAGGTTTCAAGGGGGTCTATAACCTCTATACCGATACCATCCATGTATTCTCCCAGGGTCAGGGCCACAGAATTCCCGATGATATTCAAATTAAGGGTCTGGACTCCGCTGAGGCTGACGCACTACTTGGCGAGTACGCAGAGGATATTCGGGAAGAGATTGAATTGGTTCGTGGAGCCACTCATGAGTTTAACCAGGAAGCTTATCTTGCCGGTGAACTGACCCCGGTATTTTTCGGTACGGCCTTGGGTAACTTTGGCGTAAGGGAAATGCTCGATGGTTTCGTTGAATGGGCGCCCTCACCCCAATCCCGGGAAACCAAAGAGAGAAAAGTAGAGCCCAGCGAAGATAAATTCTCCGGCTTTGTTTTTAAGATCCAAGCGAATATGGACCCCAAACACCGCGATAGAATTGCCTTTATGCGTGTCTGCTCCGGCACCTACAATCGCGGTATGAAAATGAAGCATGTGCGCATTGGCAAGGATGTAAAAATTGCCGATGCGGTGACATTTATGGCTGGCGACCGAACCCACGTAGAAGAGGCCATTGCCGGCGATATTATTGGTTTGCACAACCACGGTACTATCCAGATCGGCGATACCTTTACCGAAGGCGAAGCACTGAAATTTACCGGCATTCCCAATTTCGCCCCGGAGCTGTTCCGTCGCATACGTTTAAAAGACCCTCTCAAATTAAAGCAATTACAAAAAGGGCTTCAGCAGCTTTCTGAAGAGGGGTCCACCCAGGTATTTTTCCCGCTGGATAACAACGACATTATCGTGGGCGCAGTTGGTGTACTACAGTTCGAAGTAGTCGCTTACCGATTAAAAGACGAATACAAAGTTGAAGCCATCTACGAAAACGTCAACGTGAACACTGCGCGCTGGGTAGATAGTGAAAGTGCCAAAGAACTAGAGAATTTCAAGCGCAAGGCCAGTACCAACCTGGCACTCGATGGCAGCGGACACCTGACCTACCTGGCACCGACGCGCGTTAATTTACAATTGGCTGAAGAGCGCTATCCGGAAGTTCGCTTTTATGCCACGCGGGAACACTAA